One genomic window of Polyangium aurulentum includes the following:
- the cofD gene encoding 2-phospho-L-lactate transferase, with protein sequence MNDLRRVVCLSGGVGGARLLHGLARALPADALTVIVNTGDDFRHWGLYIAPDLDTVMYTLSGLGHEARGWGLAEETFGALEMVKRYGGDDWFALGDRDLGTHLVRTEALARGETLSAITARLFERLGVATRVLPMADAPCRTMIDTDSDGTLPFQQWFVRRRAVPAVKRVWFDGTRTPAPGVIEAIEGADLCIIGPSNPYVSVDPILAMDGVRAALERRKVVALSPIVGGRAVKGPLAEMIQTLRGEPASPGAIVRHYEGLLRGIFVEEGDEPSVGASGCAVRGGRTVMTDRAESLRLARELLEFAATIP encoded by the coding sequence ATGAACGATCTCCGCCGTGTCGTGTGCCTCTCGGGCGGCGTGGGCGGCGCGCGCCTGCTCCACGGACTCGCGCGCGCGTTGCCCGCCGATGCGCTCACCGTGATCGTCAACACGGGCGACGACTTCCGGCACTGGGGCCTGTACATCGCGCCCGATCTCGACACGGTGATGTACACGCTGAGCGGCCTCGGCCACGAGGCCCGCGGCTGGGGCCTCGCCGAGGAGACGTTCGGCGCGCTCGAGATGGTGAAGCGCTACGGCGGAGACGACTGGTTCGCGCTCGGCGATCGCGATCTCGGCACGCACCTCGTCCGCACCGAGGCGCTCGCGCGCGGCGAGACGCTGAGCGCGATCACGGCGCGGCTGTTCGAGCGCCTCGGCGTCGCGACGCGCGTGCTGCCGATGGCCGACGCCCCGTGCCGCACGATGATCGACACCGACAGCGACGGCACGCTGCCCTTCCAGCAGTGGTTCGTGCGGCGGCGCGCCGTGCCCGCGGTGAAGCGCGTGTGGTTCGACGGCACGCGCACGCCCGCGCCCGGCGTGATCGAGGCGATCGAGGGCGCGGACCTGTGCATCATCGGCCCCTCGAACCCGTACGTATCGGTCGATCCGATCCTGGCCATGGACGGCGTGCGCGCCGCGCTCGAGCGGCGCAAGGTCGTGGCGCTGAGCCCGATCGTCGGCGGCCGCGCCGTGAAGGGTCCGCTCGCCGAGATGATCCAGACCCTGCGCGGTGAGCCGGCCTCGCCCGGCGCGATCGTGCGGCACTACGAGGGGCTGTTGCGGGGCATCTTCGTCGAGGAGGGGGACGAGCCGAGCGTCGGCGCGAGCGGCTGCGCCGTGCGGGGTGGCCGCACCGTCATGACCGATCGCGCCGAGAGCCTGCGCCTCGCGCGCGAGCTGCTCGAGTTCGCCGCGACGATCCCGTGA
- the npdG gene encoding NADPH-dependent F420 reductase, protein MRIGIIGGTGREGRGLALRWAAKGHDVVLGSRDATRAQDKAREIAAELAGGSGTISGGSNEEAAGAGEIAVLTVPYAAHGDTLKGLRAQLAGRILVDITVPLVPPKVTQVHLPPGSAAALEAQALLDPSTRVVAALHHVSSAHLGDLGHGIDCDVLVCSDDTAARDTVIGLLGDLGLRGLDAGVLRNAVALEALTPVLLHINRKFKTNAGIRITGLP, encoded by the coding sequence ATGCGTATCGGGATCATCGGCGGCACGGGCCGCGAGGGGCGCGGGCTCGCGCTGCGCTGGGCTGCCAAGGGGCACGACGTCGTCCTCGGCTCGCGCGACGCGACCCGCGCGCAGGACAAGGCGCGGGAGATCGCCGCCGAGCTCGCAGGCGGAAGCGGCACGATCAGCGGAGGCAGCAATGAAGAGGCGGCGGGCGCGGGCGAGATCGCGGTGCTGACCGTCCCCTACGCCGCGCATGGGGACACGCTGAAGGGCCTGCGCGCACAGCTCGCCGGGCGCATCCTGGTGGACATCACGGTGCCGCTCGTGCCGCCCAAGGTGACGCAGGTCCACCTGCCGCCGGGGAGCGCCGCCGCGCTCGAGGCCCAGGCGCTCCTCGATCCGTCGACGCGCGTCGTGGCCGCGCTGCACCACGTGAGCTCGGCGCACCTCGGCGATCTGGGCCATGGCATCGATTGCGACGTGCTCGTCTGCAGCGACGACACGGCCGCGCGCGACACGGTCATCGGCCTGCTCGGCGACCTGGGTTTGCGCGGCCTCGACGCGGGCGTGCTGCGCAACGCCGTCGCCCTCGAGGCGTTGACGCCCGTGCTGCTGCACATCAACCGCAAATTCAAGACGAACGCCGGCATTCGCATCACCGGGCTGCCGTGA
- a CDS encoding sulfatase, protein MPMRLTRPSQRLLPLVAILTASAACSQGGDTRPPPTPASAMGTTSPPAVQAPAQAGTTEAASPAAAPTAAAKADATAGGMPKDLNVLLVTVDSLRADMPWLGYGRDIAPVMTAFSKTAVSYSRFYSISSYTAMSLGGLLAGRYPSELDRSGYFFGNYPDSVLMFPELLQKAGVRTLTAHAHFYFDQKAGFRQGFDVYEIVPGLSADNTTDKNVSSPQHLELAQKILSDKANTSGRFFAWFHFLDPHDQYMPHDGIGPYGKSTRDKYDAEVTFTDQHIGKLLDFVAAQDWGKRTAVIISSDHGDAFGEHKMYRHGFEVWDVLTHVPLMVRAPGITPRRIDTPRSAIDLAPTILEMLGTSKDPGMQGESLVPELYGKEPPVRDVVVDLPRTSDNDRRRAFIRGDLKLIAEGDDDGYRLFDLKEDPGELKDIKAQRKDDFEKMKAAYKERSSSIKDVCPKMREKLRGKKDKKPC, encoded by the coding sequence ATGCCGATGCGTCTCACCCGCCCCTCCCAGCGCCTCCTGCCGCTCGTGGCCATCCTCACGGCATCCGCCGCATGCTCGCAAGGCGGCGACACGCGGCCCCCGCCCACGCCCGCGAGCGCCATGGGCACGACGTCCCCGCCCGCGGTGCAGGCCCCCGCGCAGGCCGGCACGACCGAGGCGGCCTCTCCCGCCGCGGCGCCCACGGCTGCGGCCAAGGCCGATGCCACGGCAGGCGGGATGCCGAAGGACCTCAACGTCCTGCTCGTCACGGTCGACAGCCTGCGGGCCGACATGCCCTGGCTCGGCTATGGCCGCGACATCGCGCCGGTGATGACCGCGTTCTCGAAGACGGCCGTGAGCTACAGCCGCTTCTATTCGATCTCGTCGTACACCGCGATGAGCCTCGGCGGCCTGCTCGCGGGTCGCTACCCGAGCGAGCTCGATCGGAGCGGCTACTTCTTCGGCAACTACCCCGACAGCGTGCTCATGTTCCCCGAGCTGCTGCAGAAGGCCGGCGTCCGCACGTTGACCGCGCACGCGCACTTCTACTTCGACCAGAAGGCGGGCTTCCGCCAGGGCTTCGACGTTTACGAGATCGTGCCGGGCCTCTCCGCCGACAACACGACCGACAAGAACGTGTCGAGCCCGCAGCACCTCGAGCTCGCGCAGAAGATCCTCTCGGACAAGGCGAACACGAGCGGCCGCTTCTTCGCCTGGTTCCACTTCCTCGATCCGCACGACCAGTACATGCCGCACGACGGGATCGGGCCCTACGGCAAGTCGACGCGCGACAAGTACGACGCCGAGGTGACCTTCACCGATCAGCACATCGGCAAGCTGCTCGACTTCGTGGCCGCGCAGGACTGGGGCAAGCGCACGGCCGTCATCATCTCGAGCGATCACGGCGACGCGTTCGGCGAGCACAAGATGTACCGCCACGGCTTCGAGGTCTGGGACGTCCTCACGCACGTCCCGCTCATGGTCCGCGCCCCCGGCATCACGCCCCGCCGCATCGACACGCCCCGCAGCGCCATCGATCTGGCGCCCACGATCCTCGAGATGCTCGGCACGTCGAAGGACCCCGGCATGCAGGGCGAGAGCCTCGTGCCCGAGCTGTACGGCAAGGAGCCGCCCGTGCGCGACGTGGTCGTCGATCTGCCGAGGACGAGCGACAACGATCGCCGCCGCGCGTTCATCCGCGGCGATCTCAAGCTCATCGCCGAGGGCGACGACGACGGTTACAGGCTGTTCGATCTCAAGGAAGATCCGGGCGAGCTGAAGGACATCAAGGCCCAGCGCAAAGACGACTTCGAGAAGATGAAGGCCGCCTATAAAGAGCGCTCGTCATCCATCAAGGACGTGTGCCCGAAGATGCGCGAGAAGCTGCGCGGGAAAAAAGACAAGAAGCCCTGCTGA
- a CDS encoding chorismate mutase: MRRGSMLPTSKVALLGYGRFGAALGALLREADIEISALDPHAPVPDEVRAGSLEELVRGADIIVVAVPVPAMRAAFEALRPLLSPEQIVIDVGSVKLTPSRAMAEIFGKSTPWVATHPLFGPISLARGERPLVAVVCHSEQHPAAVRRVVALYERIGCTVVLEDADAHDRTMAWTHALAFFVAKGMLDAGAPTNAPHAPPSFQALARTVEAARSDAGHLYAALHRENPYASEARKKLLSALQAADQGLTAEPARGSQAPSPALSLPASAASPELYETRELIDEIDRELLGLFARRAQLARRAAKEKARIGRPVRDPAREAELFEARRRWAEERGLDPASVAEIFEAILRFSRHVQEDPIEET, from the coding sequence GTGAGGCGAGGCAGCATGCTCCCCACGTCGAAGGTCGCACTGCTCGGATACGGCCGCTTCGGCGCGGCGCTCGGCGCGCTGTTGCGCGAGGCGGACATCGAGATCTCGGCCCTCGATCCGCACGCGCCCGTGCCCGACGAGGTGAGGGCAGGCTCGCTCGAAGAGCTCGTGCGCGGCGCCGACATCATCGTCGTGGCCGTCCCGGTGCCCGCCATGCGCGCGGCGTTCGAGGCGCTCCGGCCGCTCCTTTCGCCCGAGCAGATCGTGATCGACGTCGGCAGCGTCAAGCTCACGCCGTCGCGCGCGATGGCCGAGATCTTCGGCAAGTCCACGCCTTGGGTCGCGACGCACCCGCTCTTCGGACCGATCAGCCTCGCGCGCGGCGAGCGGCCCCTCGTCGCGGTGGTCTGTCACAGCGAACAGCACCCGGCGGCCGTGCGCCGCGTGGTCGCGCTCTACGAGCGCATCGGCTGCACGGTGGTCCTCGAGGATGCCGACGCGCACGATCGCACCATGGCCTGGACGCACGCGCTCGCGTTCTTCGTGGCCAAGGGCATGCTCGACGCGGGCGCGCCGACGAACGCGCCCCACGCCCCGCCGTCGTTCCAGGCGCTCGCGCGCACGGTGGAGGCCGCGCGGTCGGACGCGGGTCACCTCTACGCCGCCCTGCACCGCGAGAACCCGTACGCGAGCGAGGCGCGCAAGAAGCTCCTCTCGGCCCTGCAAGCCGCGGATCAGGGCCTCACCGCCGAGCCCGCGCGAGGTTCGCAGGCGCCGAGCCCCGCGCTGTCGCTCCCGGCGTCCGCGGCGTCGCCCGAGCTGTACGAGACGCGCGAGCTCATCGACGAGATCGACCGGGAGCTTCTGGGGCTGTTTGCGCGGCGGGCGCAGCTCGCGCGGCGGGCGGCGAAGGAGAAGGCGCGCATCGGCCGCCCGGTGCGCGATCCGGCGCGCGAGGCCGAGCTGTTCGAGGCGCGCCGGCGCTGGGCCGAGGAGCGCGGGCTCGATCCCGCGTCCGTGGCCGAGATCTTCGAGGCGATCCTCCGTTTTTCCCGGCACGTGCAGGAGGATCCGATCGAGGAGACCTGA
- the cofC gene encoding 2-phospho-L-lactate guanylyltransferase has translation MAGGARVKPWALVPVKRFDQGKSRLGAVLDEAARADLARAMFDNVVGVLAGLVRAGELGGALVVTDGPEVAERAALRGLEAEVSAGVGPGRKLGAIVDEGLARMGARGAEAALVIMADLPSLAASDVRALVALLDESDVVLAPDTARMGTNALALRLPPPMPTRFRGGDSLADHLAEARDRGLRVALCEAPGLVFDVDQPEDYRRLVSR, from the coding sequence ATGGCCGGCGGCGCTCGCGTGAAGCCCTGGGCGCTCGTGCCGGTGAAGCGCTTCGATCAGGGCAAATCGCGGCTCGGGGCCGTGCTCGACGAAGCGGCGCGCGCCGATCTCGCGCGGGCCATGTTCGACAACGTCGTCGGGGTGCTCGCGGGCCTCGTCCGCGCGGGCGAGCTCGGGGGCGCGCTGGTGGTGACGGATGGCCCGGAGGTGGCCGAGCGCGCGGCGCTGCGCGGGCTCGAGGCGGAGGTGTCGGCAGGCGTGGGCCCGGGCCGCAAGCTCGGCGCGATCGTGGACGAGGGGCTCGCGCGAATGGGCGCGCGTGGCGCGGAGGCGGCGCTCGTGATCATGGCGGATCTGCCCTCGCTCGCCGCATCCGACGTGCGCGCGCTCGTGGCGCTGCTCGACGAGAGCGACGTGGTGCTCGCGCCGGATACGGCGCGCATGGGGACCAACGCGCTCGCGCTGCGCCTGCCCCCGCCGATGCCGACGCGCTTTCGCGGCGGCGACAGCCTCGCCGATCACCTCGCCGAGGCGCGCGACAGGGGCCTGCGCGTCGCGCTCTGCGAGGCGCCCGGCCTGGTCTTCGACGTCGATCAGCCCGAAGACTACCGGCGGCTCGTGAGCCGCTAG
- the cofG gene encoding 7,8-didemethyl-8-hydroxy-5-deazariboflavin synthase CofG has protein sequence MYTETERLLDRAGKGGPLADDDAITLAELPTTELAPLLAAAARRRDARWGRRVTFSPKVFLPLTNLCRNRCDYCSFRRSPGQEGAWTMTPAEVADALARARAAGCVEALFCLGDKPEGAFSAYRRTLESFGHGSTVAYLHRAGREALALGLLPHTNAGVLEADEMAHLKQVNVSLGLMLENVSPRLCAPGMPHHRAPDKRPARRIRMLEQAGELRIPFTTGILLGIGETRVERVQSLLAIRAIHRRHGHIQEVIVQNFRARPEIPMASAPEPEDLEIAHAVAMARLILDDDVGVQAPPNLNPGGTELLLAAGINDWGGISPVTPDYINPRHPWPHLDTLAAECARLGYTLAPRLPIYESYLDREGFVDPALVEPARAALARLERPLFSAASRTPAPVEEARP, from the coding sequence ATGTACACCGAGACTGAGCGCCTCCTCGACCGCGCGGGGAAGGGCGGCCCGCTCGCGGATGACGACGCGATCACGCTCGCCGAGCTGCCCACGACGGAGCTCGCCCCGCTCCTCGCCGCCGCGGCAAGGCGTCGCGACGCGCGCTGGGGCCGCCGCGTCACGTTCTCGCCCAAGGTCTTCCTGCCCCTCACCAACCTGTGCAGGAACCGCTGCGATTACTGCTCGTTCCGCCGCTCTCCCGGGCAGGAAGGCGCGTGGACCATGACCCCCGCGGAGGTCGCCGACGCCTTGGCGCGCGCGCGCGCCGCGGGCTGCGTCGAGGCGCTCTTTTGCCTCGGCGACAAACCGGAGGGCGCTTTCTCCGCGTACCGCCGCACGCTCGAGAGCTTCGGGCACGGCTCGACGGTCGCATACCTCCACCGCGCAGGCCGCGAGGCGCTCGCGCTCGGGCTCTTGCCGCACACCAATGCGGGGGTGCTCGAGGCCGACGAGATGGCTCACCTCAAGCAGGTCAACGTCAGCCTCGGCTTGATGCTCGAAAACGTCAGTCCGCGCCTCTGCGCGCCGGGCATGCCGCACCACCGCGCGCCCGACAAGCGGCCCGCGCGCCGCATCCGTATGCTCGAGCAGGCCGGCGAGCTGCGCATCCCGTTCACCACCGGCATCCTGCTCGGCATCGGCGAGACGCGCGTCGAGCGCGTGCAGAGCCTGCTCGCGATCCGCGCGATCCACCGCCGTCACGGGCACATCCAGGAGGTGATCGTGCAGAACTTCCGCGCCCGCCCCGAGATCCCCATGGCCTCCGCGCCCGAGCCCGAAGACCTCGAGATCGCGCACGCGGTGGCCATGGCGCGCCTCATCCTCGATGACGACGTGGGCGTGCAGGCGCCCCCCAACCTGAACCCGGGCGGCACCGAGCTGCTCCTCGCGGCGGGCATCAATGACTGGGGCGGGATCTCGCCGGTGACGCCCGATTACATCAACCCGCGCCACCCCTGGCCCCACCTCGACACGCTCGCCGCCGAGTGCGCGCGGCTCGGATACACGCTCGCGCCTCGGCTGCCGATCTACGAGAGCTATCTCGACCGCGAAGGCTTCGTCGATCCCGCGCTCGTCGAGCCCGCCCGCGCCGCTCTCGCGCGCCTCGAACGGCCGCTCTTCTCCGCAGCCTCGAGGACGCCGGCGCCCGTCGAGGAGGCGCGCCCATGA
- the cofH gene encoding 5-amino-6-(D-ribitylamino)uracil--L-tyrosine 4-hydroxyphenyl transferase CofH — protein MTPLTQRTTLSAALDGATSATRALLGACLDGRELAPQDAVTLLGAEGPDLEALRATADEMRRRQAGDVVTYVVNRNINFTNACIKTCHFCAFSRLQRSEEAYFLGEDEIVRRALEARALGATEVCIQAGLAPRMDGRLYVELTRAIKRAAPDLHLHAFSPEEVKYGAKLCGMSFRDYLLELKEAGLDTLPGTSAEILDDAVRHAIAPGRITTAEWIEVITSAHAIGLRTTSTMMFGHIDDAGHRARHLDTLRALQKETGGFSEFVPLSFVHAEAPMYVKSLLPDLRAGATPLEVARLFAVARLMLGPTFKNLQVSWVKQGLAMSRELLDWGANDLGGTLMNESISTSAGAEHGQFVSPARLRALARAAGRPPAERTTLYEIRKRFDLAPAEGEASDELDRIEDAEGRFGSYAQLASDVRFRFRKDRKPVDESR, from the coding sequence ATGACGCCGCTCACCCAGCGCACCACGCTCTCCGCCGCGCTCGACGGGGCGACGAGCGCGACGCGCGCGCTCCTCGGCGCGTGCCTCGATGGCCGCGAGCTCGCCCCGCAAGACGCGGTCACGCTCCTCGGGGCCGAGGGGCCCGATCTCGAGGCGCTCCGCGCGACCGCCGACGAGATGCGCCGACGCCAGGCGGGCGACGTGGTCACGTACGTCGTCAACCGCAACATCAACTTCACCAACGCCTGCATCAAGACGTGCCACTTCTGCGCCTTCTCGCGCCTGCAGCGCTCGGAGGAGGCCTACTTCCTGGGCGAGGACGAGATCGTCCGCCGCGCGCTCGAGGCGCGCGCGCTCGGCGCCACCGAGGTGTGCATCCAGGCCGGGCTCGCCCCGCGCATGGACGGGCGCCTCTACGTCGAGCTCACCCGCGCGATCAAGCGCGCCGCGCCCGACCTGCACCTGCACGCCTTCTCGCCCGAGGAGGTGAAATACGGGGCGAAGCTCTGCGGGATGTCGTTCCGCGACTACCTCCTCGAGCTGAAGGAGGCGGGGCTCGATACCTTGCCCGGCACCTCCGCCGAGATCCTCGACGACGCCGTGCGCCACGCGATCGCGCCGGGTCGCATCACGACGGCAGAGTGGATCGAGGTCATCACCAGCGCGCACGCGATCGGCCTGCGCACCACCTCGACGATGATGTTCGGCCACATCGACGACGCGGGTCACCGCGCCAGGCACCTCGACACGCTGCGCGCGCTGCAAAAAGAGACGGGCGGCTTCAGCGAGTTCGTGCCGCTCTCCTTCGTGCACGCCGAGGCGCCGATGTACGTGAAGAGCCTGCTGCCCGACCTGCGCGCCGGCGCGACCCCGCTCGAGGTCGCGCGCCTGTTCGCGGTCGCGCGCCTGATGCTCGGACCGACGTTCAAGAACCTGCAGGTCTCGTGGGTGAAGCAGGGCCTCGCGATGTCGCGCGAGCTGCTCGATTGGGGTGCCAACGATCTCGGCGGCACGCTCATGAACGAGAGCATCTCCACCTCGGCAGGCGCGGAGCACGGGCAGTTCGTGTCCCCCGCGCGGCTGCGCGCGCTCGCCCGCGCAGCCGGGCGCCCGCCGGCCGAGCGCACCACGCTCTACGAGATCCGCAAGCGCTTCGATCTCGCGCCCGCGGAGGGCGAGGCGAGCGACGAGCTCGATCGCATCGAGGACGCCGAGGGGCGGTTCGGCAGCTACGCGCAGCTCGCGAGCGACGTGCGATTCCGCTTCCGCAAGGACCGCAAGCCCGTCGACGAGTCGCGCTAG
- a CDS encoding nitroreductase family deazaflavin-dependent oxidoreductase — protein sequence MSESESLFGDEHVRRYQETGGRVGHIWRRGTTILLLTTTGRKSGEKRTVPLIYVTDGDHYAIVASKGGAPEHPGWYLNLEKTPEVELQVKDEVFRARARVATGEERARLWRKANEAWPDYDQYATKTDREIPVVVLERI from the coding sequence GTGAGCGAATCAGAGAGCTTGTTCGGCGACGAGCACGTGCGCCGCTATCAGGAGACCGGCGGCAGGGTGGGGCATATCTGGCGGAGGGGCACGACCATCCTGCTGCTGACGACGACGGGACGGAAGAGCGGCGAGAAGCGGACGGTGCCGCTCATCTACGTGACGGACGGCGACCATTACGCGATCGTCGCGTCGAAGGGAGGCGCGCCCGAGCATCCCGGCTGGTATTTGAACCTCGAGAAGACGCCCGAGGTCGAGCTGCAAGTGAAGGACGAGGTATTCCGGGCCCGTGCGCGCGTCGCCACGGGCGAGGAGCGCGCGCGGCTGTGGCGGAAGGCGAACGAGGCCTGGCCGGACTACGACCAGTACGCGACCAAGACCGACCGCGAGATCCCGGTCGTCGTGCTGGAGCGGATCTGA
- a CDS encoding DUF4139 domain-containing protein, with amino-acid sequence MSAFKLSRLGKVGAVLLVSALGPLMGCARGPDVQSGLALRRVVIYRNGVGYYERAGHVDEEEVSFKVRTERIGDFLATLAVMEQGGSSVRSASFPVDLEKNKDGADEDDEESEEGDEAEVAQPQSIPIGMPRPQPPPKKKAKKKKDNRETVRLGLDGNEHDLVVGYVAETPVWRPSYRLVVSKKGSSEPTADLQAWGIVQNQSGEDWKGVRLSLVAGAPLAFQATLDKPVVPPRPTVTDQGEVIGSVPLGETSLPSAPPPPPAPPPEPAEAYAGDEGGETLDELLAEREEAAPMDQDAPAPRSAPGAGVPSRGPMKKGEAAATRGRVAGNYQPGYGSGAAGGVVGGYPRPEMPKPVVPSGPRNMSALAGVAMEGGTTRYDLPFPVDIPDKSATMVLLTAQRVPGEAIFLFAPDGGVPDSASHPFRVARFTNTTKGLLEKGPIAVFDDGAFLGQGMVDPLPPGAIATVPFALERSLAVTIDRKEDELSARLGRIESGQIFIERDWVYRTKYTVKNGSDLDARTLVKHGRIPGTRLHEPPKGSEDNVGTGSALVPVSIPKRNTGVLDVEERRSFSRAVDPLSQLADDAVRAYMNDARADKVVVAELKKAWEARNKLRGALDERNKLQAEQTNLERESDQLRRNLKSIEKIKDDPRDPASRQSTEKMRQDFTERLGKASVRLGEITKRLTILDIEINEQSVRLRDLLAGIKVDKPLATL; translated from the coding sequence ATGTCCGCGTTCAAGCTTTCGAGGCTCGGCAAGGTGGGGGCGGTGTTGCTGGTGAGTGCGCTCGGCCCGCTCATGGGGTGTGCGCGGGGTCCGGACGTGCAGTCCGGGCTCGCGCTGCGGCGGGTGGTCATCTACCGCAACGGCGTCGGCTACTACGAGCGCGCCGGTCACGTCGACGAGGAAGAGGTCTCGTTCAAGGTGCGCACCGAGCGCATCGGCGACTTCCTCGCCACGCTCGCGGTGATGGAGCAGGGCGGCAGCAGCGTCCGCAGCGCGTCCTTCCCCGTCGATCTCGAGAAGAACAAGGACGGCGCCGACGAGGACGACGAGGAGAGCGAGGAGGGCGACGAGGCCGAGGTCGCCCAGCCGCAGTCGATCCCCATCGGCATGCCGCGGCCGCAGCCGCCGCCGAAGAAGAAGGCCAAGAAGAAGAAGGACAACCGCGAGACGGTGCGCCTCGGGCTCGACGGCAACGAGCACGATCTCGTGGTGGGCTACGTGGCGGAGACGCCGGTCTGGCGGCCCTCGTACCGGCTCGTCGTGAGCAAGAAGGGCTCGAGCGAGCCCACGGCCGATCTGCAAGCCTGGGGCATCGTGCAGAACCAGTCCGGCGAGGACTGGAAGGGCGTGCGCCTGTCGCTCGTCGCGGGCGCGCCGCTCGCGTTCCAGGCGACGCTCGACAAACCCGTGGTCCCGCCGCGCCCGACCGTGACCGATCAGGGCGAGGTGATCGGCTCGGTGCCGCTCGGCGAGACGAGCCTGCCCTCCGCGCCCCCGCCGCCCCCTGCGCCGCCTCCGGAGCCCGCGGAGGCGTACGCGGGCGACGAGGGCGGCGAGACGCTCGATGAGCTTTTGGCCGAGCGTGAGGAAGCGGCGCCGATGGACCAGGACGCTCCGGCGCCGAGGAGCGCGCCGGGCGCTGGTGTCCCGTCTCGAGGGCCCATGAAAAAGGGCGAGGCGGCCGCCACGCGCGGTCGCGTGGCGGGCAACTACCAGCCCGGGTACGGCAGCGGCGCCGCGGGCGGGGTCGTGGGCGGATACCCGCGGCCCGAGATGCCGAAGCCGGTGGTTCCTTCGGGCCCGCGCAACATGAGCGCGCTCGCGGGCGTGGCCATGGAGGGCGGCACGACCCGCTACGATCTCCCCTTCCCCGTCGACATCCCCGACAAGAGCGCGACGATGGTGCTGCTCACGGCGCAGCGCGTGCCCGGCGAGGCGATCTTCCTCTTCGCGCCGGACGGCGGCGTCCCCGACTCCGCGTCGCACCCGTTCCGGGTCGCGCGGTTCACGAACACGACGAAGGGTCTGCTCGAGAAGGGGCCGATCGCGGTGTTCGACGACGGCGCGTTCCTCGGCCAGGGCATGGTGGATCCGCTGCCTCCGGGCGCGATCGCGACGGTCCCGTTCGCGCTCGAGCGCAGCCTGGCGGTGACGATCGATCGCAAGGAAGACGAGCTGAGCGCGCGGCTCGGGCGCATCGAATCGGGGCAGATCTTCATCGAGCGCGACTGGGTTTACCGCACGAAGTACACGGTGAAGAACGGCAGCGACCTCGACGCGCGGACGCTGGTGAAGCACGGCCGCATCCCCGGGACGCGCCTGCACGAGCCGCCGAAGGGCAGCGAGGACAACGTCGGCACGGGCAGCGCGCTCGTGCCGGTGAGCATCCCGAAGCGCAACACGGGCGTGCTGGATGTCGAGGAGCGCAGAAGCTTCTCGCGTGCGGTCGACCCGCTGTCGCAGCTCGCGGACGACGCGGTGCGCGCGTACATGAACGACGCGCGGGCCGACAAGGTCGTCGTGGCGGAGCTGAAGAAGGCGTGGGAGGCGCGGAACAAGCTGCGCGGCGCGCTGGACGAGCGGAACAAGCTGCAGGCGGAGCAGACGAACCTCGAGCGCGAGAGCGATCAGCTCCGGAGGAACCTGAAGTCGATCGAGAAGATCAAGGACGACCCGCGCGATCCAGCCTCGCGACAGAGCACCGAGAAGATGCGGCAGGACTTCACGGAGCGGCTGGGGAAGGCTTCCGTGCGGCTCGGGGAGATCACGAAGCGGCTGACGATCCTCGACATCGAGATCAACGAGCAGTCGGTGCGGCTGCGGGATCTGCTGGCGGGGATCAAGGTGGACAAGCCGCTGGCGACGCTCTGA
- the cofE gene encoding coenzyme F420-0:L-glutamate ligase encodes MAQHEATAAGAPRVDEGEAERGHDPRPPRVACAARLELVALPGMPVVERGDDLAALITAALERAGLSLADGDVLVVTSKIVSRAEGRFVDLASVVPSDEARALAAEIGKDPRIVELILRESSAVSRKARNALVVRHKLGFVGANAGIDFSNAQPEGAPPGSGPFALLLPSAPDATAEALRAQLASRHRASIGVVISDSFGRPFRLGTVGAAIGLAGVPALWDRRGEKDLFGRTLEQTITALGDQVAAAADLVAGQADEGTPVVLVRGLSFPAGTHTAAELLRPAREDLYA; translated from the coding sequence ATGGCCCAGCACGAAGCGACCGCTGCCGGCGCACCCCGGGTCGACGAAGGCGAGGCTGAGCGAGGCCACGATCCGCGCCCGCCGCGCGTCGCGTGCGCAGCCCGGCTCGAGCTCGTGGCCCTGCCAGGCATGCCCGTGGTCGAGCGCGGCGACGACCTCGCGGCGCTCATCACGGCGGCCCTCGAGCGCGCGGGCCTCTCCCTCGCGGACGGCGACGTGCTCGTGGTGACGTCGAAGATCGTCTCGCGCGCCGAGGGGCGCTTCGTCGATCTCGCGAGCGTGGTCCCGTCGGACGAGGCGCGCGCGCTCGCCGCGGAGATCGGCAAGGATCCGCGCATCGTGGAGCTCATCCTGCGCGAGTCCTCGGCGGTGTCGCGCAAGGCGAGGAACGCGCTCGTGGTGCGCCACAAGCTCGGGTTCGTCGGCGCCAACGCCGGCATCGATTTCAGCAACGCCCAGCCCGAGGGCGCCCCGCCGGGCAGCGGGCCCTTCGCGCTGCTCTTGCCCTCCGCGCCCGACGCCACCGCCGAGGCCCTGCGCGCACAGCTCGCCAGTCGCCATCGGGCGAGCATCGGCGTGGTCATCAGCGACTCGTTCGGGCGACCTTTCCGCCTCGGGACGGTGGGCGCCGCCATCGGGCTCGCCGGGGTGCCCGCCCTGTGGGACCGGCGCGGCGAGAAGGACCTCTTCGGCCGCACGCTCGAGCAGACCATCACCGCGCTCGGCGACCAGGTGGCCGCGGCCGCGGATCTCGTCGCGGGCCAGGCCGACGAGGGCACGCCCGTGGTGCTGGTGCGCGGCCTGTCGTTCCCCGCGGGCACGCACACCGCTGCAGAGCTCCTTCGGCCCGCGCGCGAGGACCTTTACGCATGA